GTAATTTATAATTGTCCCAATTTGTCAGAATGCTTGCGCAATACTCGCCTCAATCGAATGCAAGCACTGTTACTTTATTTTTTGAATAAGGGAGTTAAACCCGAAGACATTAAAGTTGATGGCAAACCATTACAAGTTAGTGAAATTTTGACTCAACTATCTTCACTTAACCCAAGCGATTTTACTTGCAACAGAGATTATCAAACGAGAGATAATATTGTCTTTGAAACTTCTCTACAATGGGAAGAGGTATGTGGAGGTGCTAAAAATTTTTACAATCTCACTGTTGAACAATTGCAACAGTTAGTTGATTTAGGATTTGCATCACCAATTGAAAGACAAAACTTTTCTCCAGCTATTTGCGAATTCTTGACATTTGGTCGCATTCAAAAGGATAGAGGATTTATCTTTACTTTTGAGGGGTATGTGATTAGCCCTTTTCGTGAAGATTATCGGGTAAGTATTGATGGAATTGTTTTTAATGGGATTGTTTCACAGGAATTAATTGACGATTTTCAAGCATTTATCACCTCACCGGATGAGCTTGATATTAAACACAATTATCTGCGTGCTTGGTGGGATTGACAGTGACCAATGACCAATGACAAATGACATTTAAAAATTGGGAAGTTTTTGAACGATTGCACAATGGTATCCTTCCCCGTTAAACTCTATATAATTAACAATAACTTCTACTTTGATAAGCTGACCATCTTTAGATCGATGGAGGGTTTCAACGGTTGAACAGCCTTTTTGTTTGGAGTTTTGCCAATGCGATCGCCAAATATCTCTTGAAAAATTTGGATCTAGATCGGGAACAGTCATGGTTAACAATTGTTCGCGAGTGTAGCCCAAATATTGACTGGCTGCTTCATTAACATAAATAAGTCGGGCATTGGAATCTACAAAATAAATGGCATCTTTAAATTGGTCTAGATAAAACTGGGAAAGGTACAGTGCTAACTCTGCTTTTTGGCGATCGCAAATTTCTTGTTGTAGGCGAGTATTTTGCTCGGTGAGTTGCTTTTGCAACCTTCTAATAGTCAAACTATTTTCTACACGAGCAAAAACTTCCTCCTCGCTAAATGGTTTAGTAATGTAATCAACACCACCCACAGCAAAAGCTTTCACCTTATCAAGAACCTCATCCAAAGCACTAATAAAAATGACCGGAATCTCGCAAGTGAGGGGTGATGCCTTGAGGCGTTGGCAAACTTCATAACCATTCATATCCGGCATCATAATGTCAAGTAAAATCAAATCTGGTGGGGCGGCTTGTGCTGTCTTTAAAGCGGTTTGCCCGTTAATCACTCGGCGAACTTCATACCCAAGTTGAGTGAGCATGGCGGATAGAAGTCGTAGATTATCCGGTGTATCATCTACAACTAAAATATTTGCTTTTGGCGGTTGCTCTTGACGATAGTTCATCTTAATCGACTTGTGTTAGATCTATGATCTTATCAATCCGGAAATTTTCAACCAAGTCAACTAAGGAATTTGCAAGAGTTGCATATTCTTCTGGGATTTGTTCGAGCAAGCTAAAAATTTGCTTCTCATCAGTGCAAAGCGCAGCTTGATGAAGTTGTGCTATCCACTCAGGAGGCATAACTCTCAGGGATGAAGGTTCAAGGGTAAAGGATGAAGGTGTTGTTTGATCTTTTCTACTTTCGACTTCATCCTTGACATCATAGACATAACGTACTCCTAAAAACTGAGCCATCTTTTCTAGAATGACTTCTTCCCGGAAGGGCTTGCGTACAAAATCATCGCATCCTGCAGATAAAACTACAGCTCTTTCCTCATCAAAAGCACTTGCTGTCAGAGCAATGATGGTAGTAGCTTGACCTCTTAAATGAGCTTTGATTCGTTTAGTTGCTTCATATCCATCCAAAACTGGCATCCGCATATCCATTAAAATCAGATGCGGTTCCCAAGTTTCCCATAAATGTATCCCTTCTAGACCATTTTCTGCTCCCCGCACCTCAAAGCCTAAAGATGTTAGCATTTGGAACAAGAGGTGGCGATTCTCCCATTTATCCTCAACGATCAAAATTCGGTATTTGGGCTGATTTGGTGCTACAGCAATAACGCGCCGTCGTTTTTGTTGAGGTTGAGTTTCCAGCCTTTCCATTGGGGAAATTTGTAGATCAAAGGAAAAAATGGTTCCGCGATCCAACGTACTGCTAACAGCGATATCACCTCCCATAAGATGCACGAATTGTTGGCTGATAGTTAAACCCAAACCTGTCCCTTGCTGGGATTTTCGACCAGTTTGTGTCTGAACAAAAGGTCTAAACAGTCTCCCCATCTCAGATGGTGCAATTCCAAGACCCGTGTCTTCTACTTCAAAATGAAGTTTACGAGTTGTCGAGACTGGTCTTGGTGCGTCTATACCCGATTGGGGAGTCAGTTGGTTTGTTTGTCCATTCCCCATTTTCACACGAACCGCCACACCACCTTCTTCAGTAAATTTAATTGCATTACCAATCAAGTTAATCAAAACCTGGCGCAATTTGCTTTCATCTGTTTGCACATATCTGGAAACTTCAGGGTAGCGATCGAATATCAGCTTTAAACCTTTAGATTCTGCTTTTTGTCGAAACATCTCTTCTAAAGAGTCAAGCATACCGTACAAGTCAAAACCATTTTCATTCAGTGTTGTTCTGCCCGCCTCAATTTTGGACATGGACAGCACATCATTAATTAATGTTAACAAATGCTCGCCACTGCGGCTAATAATCTCAAGTTGTTCGAGTTGAGAAGAGTGGAAAGATGGGTCGCGAGTCAACAGTTGGGTAAAGCCGAGGATTGTATTGAGGGGAGTACGGAGTTCGTGGCTCATATTTGCCAGAAATTCACTTTTGGCGCGGTTAGCTGCCTCTGCTTCATAAGCTTTTTGTTCCAATTTGCGACTGTAATTTTCTAACTGCTGTCGAGAGATTTTTAATTGTCGTGTCAGCCAATAAACCCCAATCAAGAGGAAACCCACTGATATCAGCCCGACTAACACAATTGTTCCTGCCAGTTGACGTGCAGGCAAAAAAGCTTCTTCCTGCTGCATTTCTATTATAAGAGCAAGGTCTTGATCGTTCAGCCAACGGTACACCCCAATCACTGGCACGTTAGCATAGTTGTTATATAAATCCTCCCCACTGATGCCATTCATAGCATCATCTATACCTTTACTGCTTACACCCTCCGGATACTCTTGTGTATTGGAGTATTCTTTAGAGATAAAAGTATTTTGCGTGATGAGCGAGCCAACTAAATAAGTTTCACCACTTTTACCCAAACCTTTTCGTTCTCGAACAATTTGGTCGATTCGTTCTAAATTTAGATGGGATAAAATCACTCCTTGGCGCATTCCCTTAGCATCGCGAAGAGGTGCGGCTAAGGTGACTGATGGTTTATTGGTATCAGCAGAAACGTAGAAAATTGGATCGAAAGAATTGCCTGCTTCGACTGTTTCAATATATGTAATACTAGCTAAAATCTCGTACTCATTTTTACGCCACTCGGTTGTGGATAAAATCACTTTATTTGTGCGGTCGATAATAAAAACTTCTTTAAAATTTGGTTTGAGTTTAACAACATTCTTTAAATATTCAGAGAGGAGAGCGTGAGAAATTTTATATTTTAGGTCAGTTGTTGGGCGATTTAAGAGTACCTTGACGTTTGCTTGTACGTCTGGAAACTGAGTGACAAGCAAAAAATCTCGCTGTTGATCCTCAAACCAACGAGTAATTTCTCCTTCTTTAAGGGTTGCAGTCACGCGCAACCGATTGAAAGCAGCCGCTTTTAGCGCCTCCCTCGCTTTAAAAAAGGCGACGCTTCCCACAACACCGACAGTAAATAAAGATAAAATTAGAAAGGAACTGGCGACTTTGGTGGTTAGGTGCTGATTCCAAGAATTCATAAATTTACGGATGCCTTTGTTGCTTCTGCTACCCAGACGTAAAACCAGATAACTAAATCCTGGAGTATCTTGGAGTAAAGCGTTGTTTTATTTCATGAAGTATCTTTCACCAATTCAAGCACAAAAACTCTACGGTTATCACCCAAAAACTCTGGCTAATTGGGCGGATGAAGGAAAAGTTGAGTATATCCGCACACCAGGTGGACAAAGACGCTACTTAGCTTCGTCCCTAGAATCTAGAGTACAAGCCAAACCTATTGAAAGAACCGTTCTTTACTGTAGAGTATCTACCCAATCACAAAAAGTT
This genomic interval from Scytonema hofmannii PCC 7110 contains the following:
- a CDS encoding response regulator, producing MNYRQEQPPKANILVVDDTPDNLRLLSAMLTQLGYEVRRVINGQTALKTAQAAPPDLILLDIMMPDMNGYEVCQRLKASPLTCEIPVIFISALDEVLDKVKAFAVGGVDYITKPFSEEEVFARVENSLTIRRLQKQLTEQNTRLQQEICDRQKAELALYLSQFYLDQFKDAIYFVDSNARLIYVNEAASQYLGYTREQLLTMTVPDLDPNFSRDIWRSHWQNSKQKGCSTVETLHRSKDGQLIKVEVIVNYIEFNGEGYHCAIVQKLPNF
- a CDS encoding hybrid sensor histidine kinase/response regulator encodes the protein MNSWNQHLTTKVASSFLILSLFTVGVVGSVAFFKAREALKAAAFNRLRVTATLKEGEITRWFEDQQRDFLLVTQFPDVQANVKVLLNRPTTDLKYKISHALLSEYLKNVVKLKPNFKEVFIIDRTNKVILSTTEWRKNEYEILASITYIETVEAGNSFDPIFYVSADTNKPSVTLAAPLRDAKGMRQGVILSHLNLERIDQIVRERKGLGKSGETYLVGSLITQNTFISKEYSNTQEYPEGVSSKGIDDAMNGISGEDLYNNYANVPVIGVYRWLNDQDLALIIEMQQEEAFLPARQLAGTIVLVGLISVGFLLIGVYWLTRQLKISRQQLENYSRKLEQKAYEAEAANRAKSEFLANMSHELRTPLNTILGFTQLLTRDPSFHSSQLEQLEIISRSGEHLLTLINDVLSMSKIEAGRTTLNENGFDLYGMLDSLEEMFRQKAESKGLKLIFDRYPEVSRYVQTDESKLRQVLINLIGNAIKFTEEGGVAVRVKMGNGQTNQLTPQSGIDAPRPVSTTRKLHFEVEDTGLGIAPSEMGRLFRPFVQTQTGRKSQQGTGLGLTISQQFVHLMGGDIAVSSTLDRGTIFSFDLQISPMERLETQPQQKRRRVIAVAPNQPKYRILIVEDKWENRHLLFQMLTSLGFEVRGAENGLEGIHLWETWEPHLILMDMRMPVLDGYEATKRIKAHLRGQATTIIALTASAFDEERAVVLSAGCDDFVRKPFREEVILEKMAQFLGVRYVYDVKDEVESRKDQTTPSSFTLEPSSLRVMPPEWIAQLHQAALCTDEKQIFSLLEQIPEEYATLANSLVDLVENFRIDKIIDLTQVD